A single window of Hyphomicrobiales bacterium DNA harbors:
- a CDS encoding Nitrilotriacetate monooxygenase component B, which yields MAPVSFPPIDSASFRRALGQYATGVAVVTGLGDNDERFGLTVSSFNSVSLDPPLVLFSIDRSARSLPLLLAAEGYAVNILCRDQDHLSNRFAKYGANKWASVEHAHGHAQAPLLPDTLAHFECAHYAHYDGGDHVICVGRVLSFSWNEAERPLIFFRGAYRDLHLEAS from the coding sequence ATGGCCCCCGTTTCTTTTCCCCCGATCGACAGCGCCAGCTTCCGCCGCGCCCTCGGGCAATATGCAACGGGAGTCGCTGTCGTTACCGGCCTCGGCGACAATGATGAACGATTTGGCCTGACTGTCAGCTCATTCAATTCGGTGTCGCTCGACCCGCCGCTCGTCCTTTTCAGCATTGATCGCTCGGCGCGCAGTCTCCCCTTGCTCCTCGCGGCAGAAGGCTATGCGGTCAACATCCTGTGCCGCGATCAGGACCATCTGTCGAACCGGTTCGCCAAATATGGCGCAAACAAGTGGGCGTCTGTCGAGCACGCACACGGCCATGCACAGGCGCCTCTGTTGCCAGATACGCTTGCGCATTTCGAATGTGCACACTACGCGCATTACGATGGCGGGGATCATGTGATCTGTGTTGGGCGCGTCCTGTCATTTTCCTGGAACGAAGCGGAGCGTCCGCTGATCTTTTTCCGCGGAGCCTATCGCGACCTTCATCTTGAGGCATCATAG
- a CDS encoding HAD hydrolase family protein, with amino-acid sequence MRENLERRRLVLATDLDGTFLSGSATSRELLYDWIESNRPDVTLIFVTGRDLPFVRALVRDTSVPQPDYVIGDVGTTIAGGPTIEPIAELERPIASLWGNSSARIMSLLAEEPGLQLQDTAFRYRVSYLYDPQTLSPDAAEKVREIGFDCLLSADTFFDVLPPGVSKGPTLTRLIEHLGLDSNDVLVAGDTLNDLSLFETGYAGVAVGNSEPALRTRIADLATVHFSKEAGAGGILDAIARRTRSGGAAP; translated from the coding sequence ATGCGGGAGAACCTTGAAAGACGCCGTCTCGTCCTCGCCACGGACCTTGATGGAACGTTTCTTAGCGGTTCGGCAACAAGCCGTGAACTGCTCTACGATTGGATTGAGAGCAACCGGCCAGACGTCACACTCATCTTTGTCACTGGCCGGGATCTACCGTTCGTGCGCGCATTGGTGCGTGATACATCCGTCCCGCAACCGGATTACGTCATCGGCGATGTCGGCACGACCATCGCTGGCGGCCCGACGATCGAGCCGATCGCGGAACTGGAACGGCCGATCGCCAGCCTCTGGGGCAACAGCAGCGCGCGCATTATGTCTCTCCTCGCGGAGGAGCCGGGCTTGCAACTGCAGGACACCGCCTTTCGCTATCGGGTCAGCTATCTCTACGATCCGCAGACCCTGTCGCCGGATGCAGCGGAAAAAGTGCGCGAGATAGGCTTCGACTGCCTGCTGTCCGCCGACACGTTCTTCGATGTGCTCCCGCCCGGTGTATCCAAGGGGCCGACGCTCACTCGCCTTATCGAGCATCTGGGGCTTGATTCCAATGATGTGCTCGTGGCCGGCGACACGCTGAACGACCTCTCGCTGTTCGAGACGGGCTACGCCGGAGTGGCTGTCGGCAACTCCGAGCCGGCCCTGCGCACCCGCATCGCCGATCTCGCCACTGTCCATTTCAGCAAGGAGGCCGGCGCCGGCGGCATTCTCGATGCGATCGCACGCCGGACGCGCAGCGGGGGGGCCGCACCATGA
- the gpsA gene encoding Glycerol-3-phosphate dehydrogenase (NAD(P)+) yields the protein MTRDSNGTIVEFASFPRNHIAVIGGGAWGTALAITSARAGRPVSLWIREPEIASTTAETRENAVFLPGCLLPASIRVTADLAAATRDASIVLLVVPSQHLRAVSARMRGLLPTHATVVICSKGVEQDTGALLSAVIAEELPDHPLAVLSGPTFASEVAAGLPTAVTIASPDAALNPARSHAASVARALGTRTFRPYVSDDVIGVEVSGAVKNVLAIASGMAAGLGLGANTRAALISRGLHEIQELSAALGGRRETVTGLSGVGDLTLTCSSEQSRNMRFGMALATGRAAAEIFEGRPVVVEGVDNAVSVTTLARRLGVDMPICEAVRAIVVDGRPIHEMMDGLLRRPFKGEPTDLGLFLMM from the coding sequence ATGACTCGGGATAGCAACGGAACAATCGTGGAATTTGCAAGCTTTCCGCGAAATCATATCGCGGTTATCGGTGGAGGCGCCTGGGGAACGGCGCTCGCTATCACCTCCGCCCGCGCAGGGCGACCGGTTTCACTCTGGATCCGCGAACCAGAGATTGCCAGCACGACAGCCGAGACGCGTGAGAATGCGGTCTTTCTACCCGGTTGTCTGCTGCCCGCTTCGATCCGTGTGACGGCAGACTTGGCGGCCGCGACGCGCGACGCCAGCATCGTGCTCCTCGTTGTTCCCTCGCAGCATCTCCGGGCTGTTTCGGCACGCATGCGCGGGTTGCTGCCCACCCATGCCACGGTCGTCATCTGCTCGAAGGGCGTGGAGCAGGATACTGGCGCTTTATTGTCCGCCGTGATCGCGGAGGAACTTCCCGACCATCCCCTCGCCGTACTTTCGGGCCCCACATTCGCGTCTGAGGTCGCCGCGGGCTTGCCGACAGCCGTGACAATCGCATCACCAGATGCGGCGTTGAACCCGGCCCGCTCCCATGCGGCCAGCGTGGCGCGAGCGCTTGGCACCCGCACATTCCGACCCTACGTGTCAGACGATGTCATCGGCGTCGAGGTCAGCGGCGCGGTCAAGAATGTCCTCGCTATCGCCAGCGGAATGGCGGCTGGATTGGGATTGGGAGCCAATACAAGGGCCGCCCTTATCAGCCGCGGCCTGCACGAGATTCAGGAATTGAGCGCGGCGCTCGGTGGCCGCCGCGAAACCGTCACCGGCTTGTCCGGTGTTGGCGATCTCACCCTGACCTGCTCAAGCGAGCAGTCCCGCAACATGCGTTTCGGCATGGCGTTGGCCACCGGTCGCGCTGCGGCCGAAATCTTCGAAGGCCGCCCCGTGGTCGTCGAAGGCGTGGACAATGCTGTCTCCGTCACCACTCTGGCGCGCAGGCTCGGCGTCGATATGCCGATCTGCGAGGCCGTTCGCGCCATCGTCGTTGACGGACGCCCGATACACGAGATGATGGATGGCCTGCTGCGGCGCCCCTTCAAGGGTGAGCCGACGGATCTCGGTCTATTCCTCATGATGTGA
- a CDS encoding putative ABC transporter-binding protein DR_1438 (Evidence 3 : Putative function from multiple computational evidences): MEWKRLPLCFALFAGLALGTAARGQAADIAISCGAVGQELELCRTGAEAWAKATGNAVKVVSSPNSATERLALYQQLLAGGASDIDVFQLDVVWPGILASHFIDLKPYSKGQEAEHFKTIIDNNTVDDKLIAMPLFTDAGVLYYRKDLLDKHGIKVPETWEEMTRAAETIQKAERDGGNTSLWGFVFQGRAYEGLTVNALEWIDSFGGGTIVDAAGAITVNNPKAQSALAATQQWVKTIAPEGVLNYAEEEARGVFQSGNAVFMRNWPYAWALANGEDSPVRGKVGVTALPRGGDGGKHTGVLGGWNLAVSRYSKHPKEAADLAMFLTGRDEQKRRAVVASYNPTMPALYEDEEVLKANPFFKTLYSTFTNAVARPSRVTGQNYNRVSYAFWGAVHEVLSGQSEAGPALARLEGELKRMSRRGW, from the coding sequence ATGGAGTGGAAGCGGCTTCCATTGTGCTTCGCCCTGTTCGCAGGTCTCGCCCTCGGGACGGCTGCGCGCGGCCAGGCCGCCGATATCGCCATTTCCTGCGGCGCGGTTGGGCAGGAACTCGAGCTCTGCCGCACGGGCGCCGAGGCCTGGGCAAAGGCGACCGGCAATGCGGTCAAGGTGGTCTCGTCGCCGAATTCCGCGACCGAGCGTCTGGCGCTTTATCAGCAGCTTTTGGCCGGTGGAGCCTCCGATATCGACGTGTTCCAGCTCGATGTCGTCTGGCCGGGCATTCTCGCGAGCCATTTCATCGACCTCAAGCCCTATAGCAAGGGCCAGGAGGCCGAGCATTTCAAGACGATCATCGACAACAACACCGTCGACGACAAGCTGATTGCCATGCCGCTCTTCACCGATGCCGGCGTCCTCTACTACCGCAAGGATCTTCTCGACAAGCACGGCATCAAGGTGCCCGAGACATGGGAGGAAATGACGAGGGCCGCCGAAACCATCCAGAAGGCGGAGCGTGATGGGGGCAACACGTCGCTCTGGGGTTTCGTGTTCCAGGGACGCGCCTATGAGGGGCTTACCGTCAATGCCCTCGAATGGATCGACAGTTTCGGCGGCGGCACGATCGTCGACGCGGCTGGGGCCATCACGGTCAACAACCCGAAAGCACAGTCAGCCCTGGCGGCGACCCAGCAATGGGTGAAGACGATCGCGCCTGAGGGCGTGCTCAACTATGCGGAGGAGGAAGCGCGGGGCGTCTTCCAGTCCGGCAACGCTGTGTTCATGCGTAACTGGCCCTACGCCTGGGCGCTTGCCAATGGCGAAGACAGTCCGGTGCGCGGCAAGGTCGGCGTAACGGCGCTGCCCCGCGGCGGTGATGGCGGTAAGCACACGGGTGTGCTAGGCGGCTGGAACCTCGCCGTCTCGCGCTATTCCAAGCACCCGAAGGAAGCTGCCGATCTCGCCATGTTCCTGACCGGTCGGGATGAGCAGAAGCGCCGGGCGGTCGTTGCCTCCTACAATCCAACGATGCCGGCGCTGTATGAGGATGAGGAGGTTCTCAAGGCCAATCCCTTTTTCAAGACCCTATATTCGACCTTTACGAATGCGGTGGCGCGTCCATCCCGGGTGACAGGACAGAATTACAATCGCGTGTCCTACGCCTTCTGGGGTGCCGTGCATGAAGTGTTGTCCGGCCAATCGGAAGCCGGCCCTGCCTTGGCGCGCCTGGAAGGCGAGTTGAAGCGCATGAGCCGGCGCGGCTGGTAG
- the ggpS gene encoding Glucosylglycerol-phosphate synthase yields the protein MNKSNLVIVYHRQPYEEVVENGKMIYREHASPNGIVPTLKSFFSTVDHASWIAWKQIDPSRKKIFERVVEISDSYGVYTVSRLPLTAQQVKSFYHVTSKEALWPILHSFPEKYNYDPVDWATFREVNRLFAEAAVAEAAEGATVWVHDYNLWLVPLYVRQMRPDLRIAFFHHTPFPAPSMFNILPWREEIIDSLLACDLVGFHIPRYAVSFVSTARSLKDVEILEETPVEESLTPCGAALSEPVMPTRLRHGGREIQIDAFPVGANASYIRELCQREVTRQREESIRQDLDGKRFIISVGRTDYTKGTRDMLLAFERLLERRPELLGTLQLLVTSVSSNPGMSVYRNVQRDIEQIAGRINGRFATLSWQPLLLSTRALPFEELVAYYRCADVCWITPLRDGLNLVAKEYVAARRGLGGSLVLSEFTGAAVELSSAVLTNPYSTRAMDAAIDAALDMPRDEQMRRMDAMWKSVEKYDSTHWAKHIVSRFELPMRGVEAHRVAAA from the coding sequence ATGAATAAATCCAATCTCGTCATCGTCTACCATCGCCAGCCCTATGAGGAGGTGGTGGAGAACGGCAAGATGATCTACCGGGAACACGCAAGCCCGAACGGCATCGTCCCGACGCTGAAGAGCTTCTTCAGCACCGTCGACCATGCCTCCTGGATCGCCTGGAAGCAGATCGACCCATCGCGGAAGAAAATATTCGAGCGCGTCGTCGAGATCTCCGATTCCTACGGCGTCTATACCGTCTCGCGCCTGCCGCTGACGGCCCAGCAGGTCAAGAGTTTCTACCATGTCACCTCGAAGGAAGCGCTTTGGCCGATCCTCCACTCGTTCCCGGAAAAATATAACTATGATCCGGTTGATTGGGCGACCTTTCGTGAAGTGAACCGACTGTTCGCGGAGGCGGCGGTCGCGGAGGCGGCCGAAGGCGCGACCGTGTGGGTGCATGATTACAATCTCTGGCTCGTGCCGCTCTATGTCCGGCAAATGCGGCCGGACCTGCGCATCGCCTTCTTTCACCACACGCCTTTCCCGGCACCCAGCATGTTCAACATCCTGCCGTGGCGTGAGGAGATCATCGACAGTTTACTGGCGTGCGATCTCGTCGGTTTTCATATTCCACGCTACGCCGTGAGCTTCGTGTCCACAGCGCGCAGCCTCAAGGATGTCGAGATCCTGGAGGAGACCCCGGTCGAGGAGAGCCTGACGCCGTGCGGCGCGGCCTTGTCCGAGCCGGTGATGCCGACCCGCCTGCGCCACGGCGGGCGCGAGATCCAGATCGATGCTTTTCCAGTGGGGGCCAACGCCTCCTATATTCGCGAACTCTGCCAACGGGAGGTCACGCGACAGCGCGAGGAGAGCATTCGGCAGGACCTCGACGGCAAGCGCTTCATCATCTCAGTGGGACGCACCGACTATACCAAGGGCACGCGGGACATGCTGCTCGCTTTCGAGCGGTTGCTGGAACGGCGGCCGGAGCTTCTGGGCACCCTCCAGCTCCTCGTCACCTCCGTCTCGTCCAATCCCGGCATGAGCGTCTATCGCAACGTTCAGCGCGACATCGAGCAGATCGCCGGTCGCATCAACGGCCGTTTCGCGACGCTCTCCTGGCAGCCGCTCCTGCTGTCCACGCGCGCCCTGCCGTTCGAGGAGCTTGTCGCATATTATCGCTGCGCGGATGTCTGCTGGATCACGCCTCTGCGCGATGGTCTCAACCTCGTGGCCAAGGAATATGTGGCGGCCCGGCGTGGATTGGGCGGGTCGCTTGTCCTGTCCGAATTCACGGGCGCAGCGGTGGAACTGTCGAGCGCGGTCTTGACCAATCCCTATTCCACCCGTGCCATGGACGCCGCCATCGATGCCGCGCTCGACATGCCAAGAGACGAGCAAATGCGCCGCATGGATGCGATGTGGAAGAGCGTCGAGAAATATGACTCGACCCACTGGGCAAAGCACATCGTGAGCCGTTTCGAATTGCCCATGCGGGGCGTCGAGGCCCACCGTGTGGCTGCGGCGTAG